In a genomic window of Microbacterium amylolyticum:
- a CDS encoding SDR family NAD(P)-dependent oxidoreductase has protein sequence MQNVREFILAQHVAKNIDRAQTKKLLREISDAAVREDIAIIGLAGRFASAGDEEQYWDSLVEGANCLRDFPQLRKDDQREILRNPAHAELLLGAPVAEADLDRIYDLSGYMDRIDTFDAGFFSIPPLEADYMDPHQRVALEIAYEAMENAGYGGEAMRGSRTGVFVGRDQTNYSYYKMFSERSPMQLSGSWEGMVASRISYLFDFTGPSMMTDTACSAGAVCIHQAIQSLTLGECDVALAGGINLSSGGEVRPEHINGASMDNVVSSASTVRTFDARADGTLWGEGAGIVVLKPLARALADGDHIRAVIKGTAINNDGTSNSITAPNALMQERVILDAWSRASVDPETISYIEAHGTGTVLGDPIEAKGLTNAFRRHTQARQFCGIGSLKTSMGHMVAASGVAAVTKVVKMLEAGQLAPSANFASPNPYIDFTGSPLYVNDRLSEWEPVDGVRRAGVSSFGFIRTNAHMVLEEAPAYRPSEPAHSASLFTLSAKTPTALRQLVDRFARTLENTPFSLNDICATVNLGRGHYEHRLLIVARSIEEIRDRLREVYSDGIASRPARAVFAGSHALVSAKKRDREPGELTAEERRSITADAATALGDYLRDGDVRHLERLGQCYVAGAQVDFAEFYPRESRRRVPLPTYPYAPDRHWAPILTSRVQLQGPATSFSHPILGTIVSSEADEIVFTSTMSPRTHWVLDDHRINRTAVIPGTTYLEMARAAYAHVTGAEHMRLSQVFFLTPLSLDEDESAVVTTTLTRDGNEYAFRIAGARDGESVPLVEGRIGASDSTVQRREVDLIAIAAAAAEVHDPYDAEPETDVFQFGPRWDCVRAAWIGETESTARIRLRDGVSRESEIALHPAMLDHAVNLVSQMGEHTYLPYVYKELVLHGPMPDEFHSVITKRRGADGDEVITYDVDLVDAEGNVFAQVRDYSVKRVEWSRFQLDSAPRSLEFSWREVPDAEQVAVSEGSWVLVIGDSPAGRQWEQTFEAVGRAVEVVRLTGDIEADTTSFTAVTDRVAAGAEGIVWAFDGGDGQQATDAQQLFSFVRHLVDSRVRPSEGLKIAVRDAWSFSADDRVAPAAAAAAALGIVVGQEHENLLVDVVSAGRDADNAVLVREIVDVHRATPRTVVGSRVLIRRADFAAGRTVEDHTVTGATIVITGGTGGLGLALAERFAAAGAARLLLLSRRTPDEATRARIDAIPGARWFGVDLAREDDVHAFTEWLRTEQIAIDIVLHAAGIAGAGFLARKEEAEFAAVLAPKVSGAHAATQLLTVPDQGRIVFFSSITSLLGGPGQGDYCAANAYMDGLAADLRSRGVHAASVRWPAWSGAGMAVEHGVDDQAPVRSISLDDGFQWLLGVLAEPADDIVPSTFDTRVLADEAAGLPFEIPAEVAAQIAAKPENIPSGDEITSVQLTGIADPTPVQVAVGSCYGAVLGLSKIDAFASFQELGGNSLVTTQLLGVLGERYPGVVDIADLFSYSTVVDLADFIASSTGQEEPATESPRDDLLGEVLAELRDDELSAMFANEGVASHE, from the coding sequence ATGCAAAACGTCCGAGAATTCATCCTTGCCCAGCACGTCGCGAAGAATATCGATCGCGCGCAGACCAAAAAGCTCCTCCGGGAGATATCGGATGCGGCGGTTCGGGAAGATATCGCGATCATCGGGCTGGCGGGACGCTTCGCATCCGCAGGCGACGAAGAGCAGTACTGGGACAGCCTCGTCGAGGGGGCGAACTGTTTGCGTGACTTCCCTCAGCTGCGTAAAGACGACCAGCGCGAGATCCTTCGAAATCCCGCACATGCCGAGCTTCTGCTTGGTGCGCCCGTGGCTGAGGCCGATCTCGATCGGATCTATGACCTGAGTGGATACATGGACCGCATCGACACTTTCGACGCTGGGTTCTTCTCGATCCCGCCGCTGGAGGCGGACTACATGGACCCGCATCAGCGGGTCGCTCTCGAGATCGCCTACGAGGCGATGGAGAACGCCGGATACGGCGGCGAGGCTATGCGCGGGAGCAGAACAGGAGTTTTCGTCGGGCGAGACCAGACGAACTACTCCTACTACAAGATGTTCTCTGAACGCAGCCCCATGCAGTTGTCTGGCTCATGGGAAGGCATGGTCGCAAGTCGCATTTCATACCTGTTCGACTTCACCGGTCCGTCCATGATGACCGATACAGCCTGTTCTGCGGGCGCGGTGTGCATTCATCAGGCGATCCAGTCCCTGACTCTGGGGGAGTGCGATGTCGCCCTCGCGGGTGGCATCAACCTGTCGTCGGGCGGCGAGGTTCGCCCCGAGCACATCAACGGCGCTTCCATGGACAACGTCGTATCCAGTGCCAGTACTGTTCGTACCTTCGATGCGCGCGCGGATGGCACGCTCTGGGGCGAGGGAGCGGGCATCGTCGTGCTCAAGCCACTGGCGCGTGCACTAGCCGACGGAGACCACATTCGAGCCGTCATCAAAGGCACGGCCATCAACAACGACGGCACTTCGAACAGCATCACGGCGCCGAACGCTCTCATGCAGGAACGTGTGATCCTCGATGCCTGGTCCCGCGCCAGCGTGGATCCCGAGACGATCAGCTATATCGAAGCGCACGGTACCGGTACCGTGCTCGGTGACCCCATCGAGGCGAAGGGCCTGACGAACGCCTTCCGCCGCCACACTCAGGCGCGTCAGTTCTGCGGAATCGGCTCGCTCAAGACGTCAATGGGGCACATGGTCGCGGCATCCGGCGTCGCGGCCGTGACGAAGGTCGTCAAGATGCTCGAAGCAGGCCAGCTGGCGCCGTCGGCCAATTTCGCATCGCCGAACCCCTACATCGACTTCACGGGAAGTCCGCTGTACGTCAACGACCGGCTGTCGGAATGGGAGCCCGTCGATGGGGTCCGCCGTGCCGGGGTGAGCTCATTCGGCTTCATCCGCACCAACGCTCACATGGTGCTGGAAGAAGCGCCGGCGTATCGTCCTTCTGAGCCCGCGCACAGCGCATCGCTGTTCACCCTCAGCGCGAAGACGCCGACTGCGCTTCGCCAACTTGTCGATCGTTTCGCGCGGACACTCGAAAACACCCCGTTCAGCCTCAACGACATCTGTGCGACCGTGAACCTCGGGCGCGGGCACTACGAGCATCGTCTGCTCATCGTCGCCCGTTCGATCGAAGAGATCCGCGACCGCCTGCGCGAGGTGTACAGCGATGGCATCGCCTCGCGGCCTGCTCGAGCTGTGTTTGCCGGTTCGCATGCGCTGGTGAGTGCGAAAAAGCGCGATCGCGAACCGGGTGAGCTGACGGCAGAAGAGCGCCGGAGCATCACGGCGGATGCCGCGACGGCACTGGGCGACTATCTGCGTGACGGCGATGTTCGCCACCTCGAGCGGCTCGGACAATGCTATGTCGCCGGAGCGCAGGTCGACTTCGCCGAGTTCTATCCGCGCGAAAGCCGTCGGCGTGTGCCGCTGCCGACCTATCCTTATGCCCCCGACCGGCACTGGGCACCGATTCTGACGTCGCGGGTGCAACTGCAGGGCCCCGCCACCTCCTTCAGCCACCCCATTCTCGGCACGATCGTTTCATCAGAGGCCGACGAGATCGTCTTCACCAGCACGATGTCACCGCGAACGCACTGGGTGCTCGATGACCACCGCATCAACCGCACAGCGGTCATTCCCGGCACGACCTACCTGGAGATGGCCAGAGCGGCCTATGCACACGTCACGGGTGCCGAGCACATGCGCCTCTCGCAGGTGTTCTTCCTCACCCCGCTTTCCCTCGACGAAGATGAGTCGGCCGTCGTGACGACGACGCTCACCCGCGATGGGAATGAATATGCGTTCCGTATCGCCGGCGCGCGAGACGGCGAATCGGTGCCGCTTGTGGAGGGTCGTATCGGCGCGTCAGACTCGACAGTGCAGCGGCGTGAGGTCGATCTCATCGCGATCGCAGCGGCCGCCGCCGAGGTGCATGATCCCTATGACGCCGAACCCGAGACCGACGTCTTTCAATTCGGGCCGCGGTGGGACTGCGTTCGCGCAGCCTGGATCGGTGAGACCGAGTCGACAGCGCGCATCCGCCTGCGTGATGGTGTGTCACGCGAGAGCGAGATCGCGCTTCACCCGGCCATGCTAGATCACGCCGTCAACCTCGTATCGCAGATGGGCGAGCACACCTACCTGCCGTATGTCTATAAAGAGCTCGTGCTGCATGGGCCGATGCCTGACGAGTTCCACTCCGTCATCACCAAGCGCCGCGGGGCCGATGGTGATGAGGTCATCACCTACGACGTCGATCTCGTCGATGCCGAGGGAAACGTGTTCGCACAGGTGCGCGACTACTCGGTCAAGCGGGTCGAGTGGAGCCGGTTCCAACTCGACAGTGCGCCGCGAAGCCTGGAGTTCTCATGGCGCGAGGTGCCGGATGCAGAGCAGGTAGCCGTATCCGAGGGGTCGTGGGTTCTCGTCATCGGTGATTCCCCGGCGGGCCGCCAGTGGGAGCAGACCTTCGAAGCAGTCGGCCGCGCCGTAGAGGTCGTGCGACTGACGGGAGATATCGAAGCGGATACGACGAGCTTTACTGCGGTGACGGATCGTGTAGCCGCGGGGGCGGAGGGCATCGTCTGGGCGTTTGACGGTGGCGATGGCCAGCAAGCAACCGATGCTCAGCAGCTGTTCTCATTCGTGCGCCACCTTGTCGACAGTCGAGTGCGACCGTCCGAGGGGCTGAAGATCGCGGTTCGCGACGCCTGGTCTTTCTCGGCGGATGACCGCGTTGCCCCGGCCGCGGCGGCTGCGGCGGCGCTAGGAATCGTGGTCGGACAGGAGCATGAGAACCTGCTGGTCGATGTCGTCTCTGCCGGGCGCGACGCCGATAACGCCGTGCTCGTCCGCGAGATCGTGGACGTTCATCGTGCCACGCCGCGAACGGTCGTCGGATCGCGCGTGCTCATCCGCCGCGCAGACTTCGCCGCAGGTCGCACGGTCGAAGACCACACGGTCACAGGCGCCACGATCGTCATCACCGGGGGAACGGGCGGTCTGGGCCTCGCTCTCGCCGAACGCTTCGCCGCTGCCGGTGCGGCACGGTTGTTGTTGTTGTCACGGCGAACCCCTGATGAGGCGACACGTGCGCGCATCGACGCAATCCCTGGAGCGCGGTGGTTCGGCGTTGACCTCGCCAGGGAAGATGACGTGCACGCATTCACCGAGTGGCTGCGAACCGAACAGATCGCGATCGATATCGTGCTGCACGCTGCTGGCATCGCCGGTGCTGGGTTCCTCGCCCGCAAGGAGGAAGCGGAGTTTGCCGCGGTTCTGGCCCCCAAGGTCTCGGGTGCTCACGCTGCCACCCAGCTGTTGACGGTGCCGGATCAGGGGCGAATCGTGTTCTTCTCGTCGATCACCTCACTGCTCGGTGGGCCGGGACAGGGCGACTACTGCGCCGCGAACGCCTATATGGACGGCCTCGCTGCAGATCTGCGCTCGCGCGGTGTGCACGCGGCATCCGTTCGTTGGCCAGCATGGTCGGGCGCGGGCATGGCCGTGGAGCATGGCGTCGACGATCAGGCGCCTGTGCGCTCGATCTCGCTGGACGACGGCTTTCAGTGGCTGCTGGGCGTGCTCGCAGAGCCCGCCGACGACATCGTGCCCTCGACGTTCGACACACGTGTGCTGGCAGACGAGGCGGCGGGCTTGCCCTTTGAGATCCCTGCCGAGGTCGCCGCGCAGATCGCCGCGAAGCCGGAGAACATCCCCTCCGGTGATGAGATCACGAGTGTGCAACTGACCGGGATCGCAGATCCCACCCCGGTGCAGGTCGCGGTGGGCTCGTGCTATGGGGCGGTTCTCGGCCTGTCGAAGATCGATGCCTTCGCATCTTTCCAGGAGCTCGGCGGCAACTCCCTGGTGACCACGCAGTTGCTGGGTGTGCTTGGCGAACGCTATCCGGGCGTCGTCGACATCGCTGATCTCTTCTCGTATTCCACGGTCGTCGACCTCGCTGACTTCATCGCTTCGTCGACCGGGCAGGAAGAGCCGGCAACCGAGAGCCCGCGCGATGACCTGCTCGGCGAAGTTCTCGCCGAGCTACGAGACGACGAGCTCAGCGCCATGTTCGCTAACGAGGGGGTAGCCAGCCATGAGTGA